GGTGGTAGCGCAGGGCCTCGCGGATGTTCTCCGGGATCCGCCAGCGCTCGAGGATCTTCTCGCCCAGCTCGGCGTGGTCGAAGCCCGCCGCCTCGCGCTCCTCGTCCAGCGTGTAGACCCCCGCTTGGCCGGCGCCGGGCTCGAGGTAGTCGTCGATGATCAGCTTGCCGATGTCGTGCACGAGGCCGGCCACGAAGGCCTCCTCGCTGCCGAGGGGACCGCTGCGCAGGCCCTCCATGAGCGCGCGGCAGGTCATGCCGAACACCATCGAGTGCAGCCAGAATCCGGCCTCGGGGTAGCGATAGCTCTTCAGCTTGCGCTTGAGCAGGCCGCTCGAGCTGACCGCGTAGACGATGTTCTTGAGATTGTCCATGCCGATCAGGACCACGGCCTCGTGGACCGTCTGGATGGCGCGCGAGCTGCCGAAAAAGCTGCTGTTGGCCACCTTGAGCAGACGAGCGACGAGGGCCTGGTCCTTGATCAGGACCTTCTCGAAATCCAGCGCCGTGAAGTACTCCTTCGCCGAGAGCTCGAGAAACTCTCCGACGACGGTGGACAGGCTGGGCAGGCTTTCGGTCTGCGCAAGCACGCGCTTCTGAAGCGTCTTGATCTCCACCAGACCGGCGATGGACGGGCTGTCGGACATGCGCGGGTACTCCTTTCCCGAGTGCACAAAGGCTCGGGTTGGTTATCGGCACCCGCAGATGACGCTTGAGGGGATTCGACGGCGCGCGAAGCGCCTAGCGGGCAGTGGCTCGCCCGAGACGGCGCTCGAGGAAGCCATCGAGCAGGAGCTGCTCGTCCTTGGCGAGGTCCATGAAGAAGACGGCAACCTCGTAGCTGCGCACGGCGGGATCCTCGGCCTCGGGCTGGCAGCGCACGACGATCCCGTCGGGCTGGATGGCGGCGCTGGGATGCGCCGCATCGGCCGGCAGTTCGAGCATGACCGGCAGCCGCGTCCCCTCGGCCATGAAGTACTCGCTAGTGAAGTAGGCGCCGTTGCGGCTGAGGTCCAGCGTCTCGCCGAGAACGGCGGCTTCGCCACCGGGCAAGCGCAGGGCGATGCTCAGCTTCACCTTCAAGCGGGGTGCGCGGCGACGCTCTTCCACGGCTCAACTCCTGCGGCGACGGGACGGTATGTCGGGATTTTCGTCTGCCGCTTCCTCATCCTCAAGCAAAAACTGCAGGCGACGGCTGAAGAGATTCGCTTCCACGAGACGGACCCGCAGCGCCTGACCGGCGGCGAAGACCCGGCCCGTGTGCTCGCCGCGCAGGGTTTCGCGATCCGCGTCGTAGGCATAGTACTCCCGGCCCAGCAGGGCCGCCGGCAGGAAGCCCTCGACGCCCGCCGCCGGCAGCCGCAGCACGATGCCGGTCGGCGTGACGGCGAGCAGCTCGGCCGCGAAGGTCTCGCCCAGGCGCTGGCGGGCCCAGAGCACCATCTCCAGGCGCAGACCCTCGCGCTCGGCCTTCAGCGAGTTCAGTTCGCAATCGCTGAGCTCGCTCGCCATGGCCTCGAGTGCGCGCCGGCGGGCGGGCGCCAAACCGGTGGTCCGCTTGCGCGGCGGCGCTGCGCCGAAGGGATGGCGAAGCGCTCGCTCGCCGCCCGGCGCCTCGACCAGCAGCGCCTTCAGTTCGCGGTGCACCGTGAGATCGGGGTAGCGGCGGATCGGGCTGGTGAAGTGCAGGTAGTCCCACCAGGCGAGGCCGAAGTGGCCCTGGTCGTGAAGGCTGTAGGCGGCTTTGGCCAGAGAGCGCAGCATCTTCATCAGGAGCTGCTCGCGGTCGGGGCGCTCGGCGATCAACGCGGCCAGGCGCTGGTAGTCGGCGCTCCGCGGTGGGTGGCCGGGCCGCCAGTTCACCCGCCGATGCTGCAGGGCGAGCAGCAGCTCGGCCAGGTCCTCCGCCATCGGCGGCGGGTGCACGCGGTAGAGGGCCGGCCGCCCGCGCTCGCGCAGCAGGCGACCCACCGCGTGATTGGCCGCCAGCATGAACTCCTCGACGATGTGGTGGCTGCGCAGGACGGGCACGGGGCGAAAGGCCTCGACGCCCTCGCCGCGATCGAGGGGACGGATCTCGGGCAACTCGAACTGCAGCGCGCCGCCGGCCGCGCGCGCCGCGGCGAGGCGCCCGGCCAGCGCCTGCATGGCCCGCAGGCTGGCGGCGGGCTCACCGGGCGAAGCGCCCGCGAGCGCCGCCTCGGCCTCCTCGTAGCTGAGGCCGTGGCTCACGCGCAGGCAGCTCTCGACGGCCTCGAGCGCGAGCGGCTCGCCCTGCGCATCGAGTTCCAGGAAGAGCGAGAGCGCCGCCCGATCCCGGCCCGGCAGCAGCGAGCACTGCTCGCCCGAGAGCAGGGGCGGCAGCATGGGAATGGTGTCGAGATAGAAGTAGGTGGAGTTGCCGCGCCGCCGCGCCTCGCGGTCGAGGGCGCCGTCGACCGGCACGAACTCGGCGACGTCGGCGATGTGCACGCCGAGCCGCCAGCCGCCC
The nucleotide sequence above comes from bacterium. Encoded proteins:
- a CDS encoding PilZ domain-containing protein; its protein translation is MEERRRAPRLKVKLSIALRLPGGEAAVLGETLDLSRNGAYFTSEYFMAEGTRLPVMLELPADAAHPSAAIQPDGIVVRCQPEAEDPAVRSYEVAVFFMDLAKDEQLLLDGFLERRLGRATAR
- a CDS encoding RNB domain-containing ribonuclease, producing MRDWTRAFLALLGRHPGGLTLRRAARLLGISREDYRHFRRDILLVLRDERLQRSRGRFLLPGAEAPAAAGAGRRSPRAVTAARSVPAQAAFAPASVETERAQGMAALLAEYGLERAFPPAAEAEAQRRAVADPGQAAGRRRLAGLTVLCIDPADARDHDDAISLEPREGGGWRLGVHIADVAEFVPVDGALDREARRRGNSTYFYLDTIPMLPPLLSGEQCSLLPGRDRAALSLFLELDAQGEPLALEAVESCLRVSHGLSYEEAEAALAGASPGEPAASLRAMQALAGRLAAARAAGGALQFELPEIRPLDRGEGVEAFRPVPVLRSHHIVEEFMLAANHAVGRLLRERGRPALYRVHPPPMAEDLAELLLALQHRRVNWRPGHPPRSADYQRLAALIAERPDREQLLMKMLRSLAKAAYSLHDQGHFGLAWWDYLHFTSPIRRYPDLTVHRELKALLVEAPGGERALRHPFGAAPPRKRTTGLAPARRRALEAMASELSDCELNSLKAEREGLRLEMVLWARQRLGETFAAELLAVTPTGIVLRLPAAGVEGFLPAALLGREYYAYDADRETLRGEHTGRVFAAGQALRVRLVEANLFSRRLQFLLEDEEAADENPDIPSRRRRS
- a CDS encoding HDOD domain-containing protein encodes the protein MSDSPSIAGLVEIKTLQKRVLAQTESLPSLSTVVGEFLELSAKEYFTALDFEKVLIKDQALVARLLKVANSSFFGSSRAIQTVHEAVVLIGMDNLKNIVYAVSSSGLLKRKLKSYRYPEAGFWLHSMVFGMTCRALMEGLRSGPLGSEEAFVAGLVHDIGKLIIDDYLEPGAGQAGVYTLDEEREAAGFDHAELGEKILERWRIPENIREALRYHHEPFAGGEFHGGAAVVNLADRTCNSWSVGTRPLMDLGREVDEDEYGDILTALQFPAGTFLPLLWELRQKLAVVGNYYAEDE